CCAGCCCCTGGACGGAGGAAATGTACCGTCGGGAGCTGGAGAAATGGGAGGGTTGTTACCTGGTGGCCCGCAGCGGCGGGGAACTGGTAGGTTACGGCGGAGCGCTACTTATTCTTGACGAGGCGCACGTCATGACCCTGGCCGTGCGCGAGGATCTGCGCCGCAGGGGCATAGGCGCCAGGCTGCTCCTGGAGCTGGTGCGGAAGACGGAGAGGATGGGAGCGCGTTTCCTGACCCTGGAGGTGCGCAAGTCCAACCGCCCGGCCATAGAGCTCTACACCCGGTTCGGCTTTCAGGTCATGGGGGAACGGAAACAGTATTACCTGGACAACCTGGAGAACGCCCTGATCATGTGGACGGAGGACATCACCACTCCGGAGTACAGGAAAAGACTGGAAGAAC
The sequence above is drawn from the Actinomycetota bacterium genome and encodes:
- the rimI gene encoding ribosomal protein S18-alanine N-acetyltransferase, producing the protein MSEGTRLPELLIRRMQPEDLPEVMELERRAFSSPWTEEMYRRELEKWEGCYLVARSGGELVGYGGALLILDEAHVMTLAVREDLRRRGIGARLLLELVRKTERMGARFLTLEVRKSNRPAIELYTRFGFQVMGERKQYYLDNLENALIMWTEDITTPEYRKRLEELERRYGAV